Below is a genomic region from Populus trichocarpa isolate Nisqually-1 chromosome 15, P.trichocarpa_v4.1, whole genome shotgun sequence.
GAGCAGAAAAAACTTGCTGCAAAGAATGAGAAGGATTTTAGAGACGAACTTCGAAAGAAAGAAGGTGTAGAGAAGAATCCAGAAGAGGCGGCTGCCCAAAAATTGAAGGAAGAAGCTGCTGATAGGTATGACACTTTTGATATGCGTGTTGATAGGCATTGGTCCGAGAAGAAGCTTGAAGAAATGACTGAGAGAGATTGGAGGATATTTAGGgaagattttaatatttcttataagGGTTCCAAGATTCCGCGGCCCATGAGGAGTTGGGCAGAGAGTAAGTTGACTAGCGAGTTGTTGAAGGCAGTGGAGAGGGTAGTGTATAAGAAGCCGTCGCCTATTCAAATGGCAGCGATTCCACTGGGATTGCAACAACGGGATGTTATCGGGATTGCTGAGACTGGTTCAGGTAAGACTTGTGCTTTTGTTTTGCCTATGTTGACTTATATTTCTAGGTTGCCTCCAATGAGTGAGGATAATGAGGCCGAAGGGCCTTATGCAGTTGTTATGGCACCTACTCGTGAGTTGGCGCAACAAATTGAGGACGAAACTGTCAAGTTTGCACATTATTTGGGTATTAAAGTAGTTTCTATTGTTGGTGGGCAGTCTATTGAAGAGCAAGGGTTTAGGATTAGGCAAGGTTGTGAGGTGGTTATTGCTACTCCAGGTCGTTTGCTTGATTGTTTGGAGAGGCGTTATGCTGTGTTGAATCAGTGTAATTATGTTGTGCTTGATGAGGCTGATAGGATGATTGATATGGGTTTTGAACCCCAGGTTATGGGAGTGTTGGATGCAATGCCATCGAGCAATTTGAAGCCagaaaatgaagatgaagagCTTGATGAGAAAAAGATTTATCGCACCACTTATATGTTTAGTGCTACTATGCCACCTGCAGTGGAGCGGCTTGCAAGGAAGTACTTGAGAAACCCTGTTGTGGTCACTATTGGCACTGCTGGGAAGGCCACTGACTTGATATCCCAACATGTGATAATGACGAAGGAATCGGAGAAGTCCAGCAGGTTGCATAGATTGCTTGATGAACTTGGAGATAAGACtgcaattgtttttgttaacaCTAAAAAGAATGCAGATATGGTGGCCAAGAATTTGGACAAGCATGGCTATCGTGTGACGACTTTGCATGGTGGGAAGTCCCAGGAGCAGAGGGAAATTAGCCTTGAAGGTTTTAGGACCAAAAGATACAATGTTCTTGTGGCAACAGATGTTGCAGGTCGTGGTATTGATATACCTGATGTGGCCCATgtcattaattatgatatgCCTGGAAATATTGAAATGTATACTCACCGTATTGGACGAACAGGCCGTGCTGGAAAGACAGGTGTGGCTTCAACATTCTTAACTCTTGGGGACACAGATGTTTTTTATGATCTCAAGCAAATGCTTATCCAGAGTAACAGTTCTGTGCCTCCTGAGTTGGCTAGGCACGAGGCTTCAAAATTCAAGCCAGGAACAATTCCTGATAGACCTCCTAGACGAAATGACACTGTTTTTGCTCACTGAGAAACTTGGATATTCAGAACACTCTGGAACATGATCTATGTGCAATGTAGTGGTATCTGAAACTTCTTTGCTTACTGCTGCACCAATGGGACTGAGTTTACCACTGTCGGGTATTCAACAATCTAGATTTTAATCATGAAACTCCTGCTGCTTATATTTTCTTGACAGAGTTTCAGCCATTATTCAGTAATAGAAGATTTCATGTTGATATTAGTGGAGAATGTCATatttgttctctctctttttttttcttcctgaatAACGGTGTACCTGACTTGATGTTCTTGAAATATCAAACTTTTTTCTGTctacgtattttttttttcccatcttaCATTAAATTTTGGCTGCTGCAGTTCTTTGTGATTTGCATTTGTTTTCATCAATTGAAGTTAACAAAAGAATGGGTTGAAATAGATTTATAACTTGATATGTAAAGTTTTTGTGACTCCGAGTTCAAATTCTATCAGTGGAGCTTATGGTTACCTTTATCAAAAAAGGAGGTGTTGGTTGAGACTGGGCCTCTGAATAGAAGCGCAAACGCATGTTTTACCGAGTCTTAGTTCCAAATGTTCTGGGAAGAGTAAAGGGCTTTCCCTTCCCTCTTTCTCCCCAGATATTTCAATCTTTTGTAAGATTTCTTCAGAGTAGTTTGTCATCTGTTAGTTTTCCCATCCATGTGGCCAGGCCTATTACTCTTTTATAAATTCTGTGCTTACTTTATATATTGACATCTTAATCTTGCATTTGTTTTAGTGGGCTGTGGCAGTTTGGGGTGATTTTTCCTTGGTTGCAGGGTCTTCGAGACTTACGTACACAGTTTCCGAGAGGTGATACCAAAGCTCATTTCCATGGTACTTTGGTCCAAAATCTGGTAAGTTACACTAAGATGATACATATCTAATGCTTGATTGAATTTGGTTCCTTTAGTTATCCTTTTATAGTGTTTGGATATGATGTTCTTTCTAGCAATTGGTAGTTCTTTCATTCAACTGATCTGTTCGTTGTTATAggaaatataattatgtttgttgCACTAGCTTTGTGTTATGTGCCACATTAATTAAGCTCGTATTGAAGCTCAAGTGATCTGAATTAATCTAAGGGATTATTAAGCATTTGTTCACATCTATTTGCAATACTTCAATTTTCAGATTTTAGGATATGGTTTTGGATGTAGCCAAATCACTTGCATTTCCCCATCCACTTTTGGATTTAGCTCATCAACAGCTtagttttggtaaaattaccTTGATGTCAGATGTGCGGTTTTTTCTTGCTCAAATAACATTTCCCTTTCCATGCACTTCACTTTACAGCACCTAAATCATTAAGGATTACAAATGGAAGCAAATTTGACTGTTTAGAACTAAGGGAATAGGTTATATATGAATGTTGTGGTATGTTTAAGCTCGTAAGGTGattaaaaaagtgaaaagagcAAAGGATATTATGAAGTTTATAATTTGAAGCGAAGATGAATATAAAAGCATCGCCTCATATTTTCCTGAATCTAATTAATCAGCCCCGGGTGGTGATGGAGATTTATTGCGGCCTTCTCCTGTTCATCAACTTGAACCTCGTTCTTCTGCAGCTGATGTTATGATCAGTCATGCTCTTCAGGCCAGTATCTTCTGTTATACATTTGTTCTTTTCTTATATCCTTAATTTTGGCAGAATGTCAAGAGTGCTTTGTCTCCTcgattttttcttattgttgaaTTTGGTTTGTTTGGGCACAGGAAATACCAGTCTCCTTAGCAGTTGGgagtttgattttcttttcttttctatttttaaattttaataatgcCAGCTATAgttgaaatttaatttcctAACATTTCATTCAAGGAACGTTTAATCAGAGCAATTGATGCACGCAACGACCATCTGCAATTTTACTGTTCTAAATCTATAATGATTCTTGacaatttttagattttctgtTTGTggaagaataatttaaaatttgcggtaagaaattaatttaggaGACAAGCATGACCCAACTTTAAGGTCGGCTAACTTTATTACGACACAAGCCCAATCTGCCATTAGCCGAACAAATTGATATCTTGCAGAGCAGGCACTAgtaaatgcaaaaatatatGAACACATACCCATAATTTGCACTAAAATGTTCTTCCTGGTGAGAATCTTTATTTTGACGCTTATTTAATATTGTCTTCTTCTCCAGGTTGATGctttttttagctttcttggCCCTAAATTGATCCAAAAGTGGCTTCTCCCTTCCTTTCTTAACCTGAGTGCCTCCCTCTGGTCTTGGCTTCTTTCACTTTCCTAGTCCTTGATCTTGAATGGgttatgattgatttttttgataacAAAACCATCCTCTATGAACTTTCTTATGTTCATCCCTGCAAATTTCATCTTCCATTACTAGTCATCGTCTCATAGGACATCAAATCTTTTGcatgatgaaatttatttatgcAGTCAATATTTTGTTCAGCATCAAAAAGAGAGCTAGCAAATTGAGAAAGAGATGTAATAGTAGGATATAAGACATACTAGAGTTACCATGGAGTTGTCAATGGTCTCATTGGGATCAAGCCACAATTTTCCATTACCACAATTAAGAATACTAGCAGCTAGCCTCTTCTGTATCCTTAGTGACACCATACTGATTGTTTGTACTTTCTCTAATGTTTTGTCCTCTGTTGCGACGAGAAAAAGATTGAAATGCAATCCTTAAAATCTCCCTAACTTGTCCTAAGAAGATCTTGAGGAAGTGTTGGAACCATGTGTGCTCATGCTCTACTGGTGTTACTTGGGGAGCAAGTATGTTGAGTGGGGTGATTATTGCCAATGCACTTTTCTGTATCAGAAGAAACGTAGGGAGTAAAGAGGTGGAACTAAAATTGACGTGAAGGACTGAAATTGCAAAACTACTATTTGGTCCCtcacattttaattttgttgataaCCAATCCTTGTTATTTTGGCTTATTGCGCTTCGGtgctaaactttatttttatcatgatttaGTCTTTAAAggttgacaaagaaaaaacaagttgtaataaaaaaaaaaaagagttttaggAGAGAGAAAGCTCTTTAGTTGTTTggtcaaaaataactttaatttttatgtttataaatttgTCTTTGAAAGAGAAACACAATGAAGGTGGTTTCAAACTTCGGTGACACTGGAAGAAATAAATCGAGACTATGAAGTTTTAGAAGCCTATAAGAGCCTTGAGCTCCTggatttggttttgattttttaaatcgaTTAAAGGAAgttttgtatttgaaaatgGAGTTTTAGAAGCATATgggatccccccccccccccatgtTTTTAGGTGTAAAAGTGTTTAAATCATGGTttttgaggtaaaaaaaaacttaaatcttgaatttttgactaccaaaacaatttttaatgataaaaaaatggatgttgTGGAATGATACG
It encodes:
- the LOC7474827 gene encoding DEAD-box ATP-dependent RNA helicase 21, which gives rise to MKRSFDDIGVSKTQSKPVFLTKAQREQLALQRRQEEIEQQKKRQQLLLSQTRPSNSESDKPPSNSDRRDQRDRDREREMERDRERERERERERERERERERSSRRNREREREEEAKAREQARLDKLAEREREKELDAIKEQYLGSKKPKKRVIKPSEKFRFSFDWENTEDTSRDMNILYQNPHEAQLLFGRGFRAGMDRREQKKLAAKNEKDFRDELRKKEGVEKNPEEAAAQKLKEEAADRYDTFDMRVDRHWSEKKLEEMTERDWRIFREDFNISYKGSKIPRPMRSWAESKLTSELLKAVERVVYKKPSPIQMAAIPLGLQQRDVIGIAETGSGKTCAFVLPMLTYISRLPPMSEDNEAEGPYAVVMAPTRELAQQIEDETVKFAHYLGIKVVSIVGGQSIEEQGFRIRQGCEVVIATPGRLLDCLERRYAVLNQCNYVVLDEADRMIDMGFEPQVMGVLDAMPSSNLKPENEDEELDEKKIYRTTYMFSATMPPAVERLARKYLRNPVVVTIGTAGKATDLISQHVIMTKESEKSSRLHRLLDELGDKTAIVFVNTKKNADMVAKNLDKHGYRVTTLHGGKSQEQREISLEGFRTKRYNVLVATDVAGRGIDIPDVAHVINYDMPGNIEMYTHRIGRTGRAGKTGVASTFLTLGDTDVFYDLKQMLIQSNSSVPPELARHEASKFKPGTIPDRPPRRNDTVFAH